The Candidatus Binatia bacterium genome window below encodes:
- a CDS encoding AAA family ATPase produces the protein MYERFFGFEEAPFRLTPDPRYLFLSAKHKEALGHLVYGLEEGAGFVAITGEIGAGKTTILRSFLSDPPENARYAYILNPVLSGVELLQEINHELGLREEGTQRDLLVALNTFLLDQKQAGNQVVLVIDEAQALGGAILEQLRMLSNFETESAKLLQIVLVGQPELRDILARPDLVQLEQRITVRWHLGPLDREETGQYIGHRLATASGGRPRRILSSGAQKRVFAYSQGIPRRINVVCHRALLVAYARDSTSITSSIVKRAIEEIESPRRRRSEPTRRIPQWAAMAAGLVLAAFLGGAGVWGFNEFGARSISFTQEPGRAASSDSRDVAQMLDAIDRVPAAPLPAAASEPRVAPHPLTPSFEPWPAGQVDPPVAAVPVSHGYVPPGGPMSVVAAEPEVPAPVPDSRWIERAALSDALRQTTASESAYEAVESLVGVWNGDRLSAAEAASHRLDLPAIARRRGLDYLEFTGNLNVLRVLDLPVILELDLGDGSGVHFGMVDRVDDRMAYVRLGQERIEVSHSVLSEVWFGQGHVLWYDVEKLGSLLSRGIAGAKVRRLHDLLQVAGVYEGPGGDQFDALTEEAVVEFQRGVHLEADGKVGPMTMIALYGMAASDRVPHLGSQRSKGAPANVIASGAVR, from the coding sequence ATGTACGAGAGATTCTTCGGATTCGAGGAGGCACCGTTCCGGCTCACCCCGGACCCCCGCTATCTCTTCCTGTCAGCCAAGCACAAGGAGGCCCTCGGGCACCTCGTGTACGGGCTGGAGGAAGGCGCCGGTTTCGTGGCGATCACCGGGGAGATCGGGGCAGGCAAGACGACCATCCTGCGCTCGTTCTTGTCGGACCCGCCGGAAAACGCGCGGTACGCCTACATCCTGAATCCGGTCCTGAGTGGCGTCGAGCTTCTCCAGGAGATCAACCACGAGCTGGGGTTGCGCGAGGAGGGCACGCAGCGCGATCTGCTCGTCGCCCTGAACACGTTCCTTCTCGACCAGAAGCAGGCCGGCAATCAGGTGGTGCTCGTCATCGACGAAGCCCAGGCGCTCGGCGGTGCGATCCTCGAACAGCTCCGCATGCTGTCGAACTTCGAGACCGAGAGCGCGAAGCTTCTACAGATCGTTCTGGTCGGACAGCCCGAGCTTCGCGACATCCTGGCGCGACCGGACCTCGTTCAGCTCGAGCAGCGCATTACCGTGCGCTGGCACCTCGGGCCGCTCGACCGTGAGGAGACCGGGCAATACATCGGGCACCGCCTGGCTACGGCGTCGGGTGGACGCCCTCGCCGCATTCTCTCGTCGGGCGCTCAGAAACGTGTCTTCGCGTACAGTCAGGGGATCCCGCGGCGGATCAATGTCGTCTGCCACCGCGCGCTGCTCGTCGCGTACGCGCGCGACTCCACGTCGATCACGAGCTCGATCGTAAAGCGTGCGATTGAAGAGATCGAAAGCCCGCGGCGCCGTCGTTCGGAGCCTACGCGTCGGATTCCGCAGTGGGCTGCGATGGCGGCCGGACTCGTCCTTGCCGCGTTTCTCGGAGGCGCCGGGGTCTGGGGGTTCAACGAGTTCGGGGCCCGCTCGATCTCGTTCACGCAAGAGCCTGGCCGCGCCGCGAGCAGCGACAGTCGGGACGTCGCGCAGATGCTCGATGCGATCGACCGTGTCCCAGCCGCGCCGCTGCCCGCCGCTGCGTCCGAGCCGCGAGTCGCCCCGCACCCGCTCACGCCGAGCTTCGAACCATGGCCCGCAGGGCAAGTCGACCCGCCCGTGGCTGCTGTCCCCGTGTCGCACGGCTACGTGCCGCCCGGAGGGCCGATGTCGGTCGTGGCCGCGGAACCCGAGGTGCCGGCTCCGGTGCCCGATTCGCGCTGGATCGAGCGCGCAGCGCTAAGCGATGCTCTTCGGCAGACCACCGCAAGTGAGAGCGCGTACGAAGCGGTGGAATCTCTGGTCGGGGTCTGGAACGGCGACCGTCTTTCGGCGGCGGAGGCGGCGAGTCATAGGCTCGATCTTCCAGCGATCGCCCGGCGGCGTGGGCTCGATTACCTCGAGTTCACCGGTAACCTGAACGTGCTGCGGGTCCTCGACCTTCCGGTCATCCTGGAATTGGATCTCGGGGATGGGTCGGGCGTGCATTTCGGGATGGTTGATCGCGTCGATGACCGCATGGCTTACGTTCGCTTGGGGCAGGAGCGGATCGAGGTCTCCCACAGCGTTCTGTCGGAGGTCTGGTTCGGCCAGGGCCATGTGCTGTGGTACGACGTCGAAAAGCTGGGAAGCTTGCTGAGCCGCGGCATCGCGGGCGCGAAGGTACGGCGCCTGCACGACCTCTTGCAGGTGGCCGGGGTTTACGAGGGTCCCGGTGGTGATCAGTTCGACGCGTTGACGGAGGAGGCGGTGGTGGAGTTTCAGAGGGGGGTTCACCTCGAGGCGGACGGCAAGGTCGGGCCGATGACGATGATCGCGCTGTACGGGATGGCGGCATCGGATCGCGTGCCACACCTCGGTTCTCAGCGCTCGAAGGGCGCTCCCGCGAACGTGATTGCCAGCGGAGCCGTGCGTTGA